The following are encoded in a window of Nevskiales bacterium genomic DNA:
- a CDS encoding P-II family nitrogen regulator, giving the protein MKLLTAIIKPFKLEDVREALSEIGVQGITVTEVKGFGRQKGHTE; this is encoded by the coding sequence ATGAAGCTGCTGACTGCGATCATCAAGCCGTTCAAGCTCGAGGACGTGCGCGAGGCCTTGTCCGAGATCGGCGTGCAGGGCATCACGGTCACCGAGGTGAAAGGCTTCGGGCGCCAGAAGGGCCACACCGAG